A window of the Candidatus Polarisedimenticolia bacterium genome harbors these coding sequences:
- a CDS encoding aminopeptidase, with protein MSDLLAAARTAVSQCLGAKPGEKLLVITDEPLREIGLALFDAGREAGCEPILCEIVPRRNSGEPPPEPLPEFWKRFDLFLAPTSRSLTHTRARKEASEAGVRGATLPGITRDTMARCLAADYREVGRRSEHLAQILTSGKTARVTTAAGTDITMSIEGRTGVADTGLLTGKGAFGNLPAGEAFLAPVEDSAEGTIVVDGSIGDSGVLREPITLVVQQGAVTEMRGPGAEDLRRLLDPHGPQAYRIAELGIGTNDKARIVGNVLEDEKVMGTVHIAIGNNAFMGGTIDVPSHHDGVLRSPDLLIDGVAVMRAGKLL; from the coding sequence ATGTCCGATCTGCTCGCCGCGGCACGCACCGCCGTCTCCCAGTGCCTGGGGGCGAAACCGGGCGAAAAGCTCCTGGTCATCACCGACGAGCCGCTGCGCGAGATCGGATTGGCCCTGTTCGACGCCGGCCGCGAGGCGGGGTGCGAGCCGATCCTGTGCGAGATCGTGCCGCGCCGGAACAGCGGCGAGCCGCCTCCGGAGCCGCTCCCCGAGTTCTGGAAGCGCTTCGACCTCTTCCTGGCTCCCACCAGCCGGTCGCTGACCCACACCCGGGCCCGCAAGGAGGCGAGCGAGGCCGGCGTCCGCGGCGCCACGCTGCCGGGAATCACGCGCGACACGATGGCACGCTGTCTCGCGGCCGACTACCGCGAGGTGGGGCGGCGCAGCGAGCACCTGGCGCAGATCCTCACGAGCGGCAAGACCGCTCGGGTGACCACCGCCGCGGGAACCGACATCACGATGTCGATCGAGGGCAGGACGGGCGTTGCCGATACGGGCTTGCTGACCGGGAAGGGTGCCTTCGGGAACCTGCCCGCGGGGGAAGCGTTCCTCGCCCCGGTGGAAGACTCGGCCGAGGGCACCATCGTCGTGGACGGGTCGATCGGGGACAGCGGCGTGCTGCGCGAGCCGATCACCCTGGTCGTGCAGCAAGGGGCCGTGACGGAGATGCGCGGTCCCGGCGCCGAGGATCTCCGCCGGCTCCTCGATCCTCACGGGCCGCAGGCCTACCGGATTGCCGAGCTGGGAATCGGCACCAACGACAAGGCGCGCATCGTGGGGAACGTCCTGGAGGACGAGAAGGTGATGGGGACGGTGCACATCGCCATCGGCAACAACGCCTTCATGGGAGGGACAATCGACGTCCCGAGCCACCACGACGGAGTGCTGCGCTCCCCGGACCTGCTCATCGACGGCGTCGCGGTGATGCGCGCCGGGAAGCTGCTCTAG
- a CDS encoding MBL fold metallo-hydrolase — MILTVLGSGDAFGSGGRNQSGYLLRAGQLLLLLDCGVTTPAALQKAGVDPADLDLILLSHMHADHLGGVPILYHAFQQVRPPRKTLRIAGPPGIRDRIESIYGVLYPPRREKPRRFRVRYLPLAADRPFLPAGASGPRIVPFPVHHQEKRRNFGYRLQWRGRELAYSGDTGWFPELPERIRGADLFLCECTHDRRDTGKHLSLQELRELRGSLEVGSVLLTHLGPELAGRRSVAGFRLARDGMKVRV; from the coding sequence GTGATCCTGACCGTGCTCGGATCGGGGGACGCCTTCGGGAGCGGCGGCCGCAACCAGAGCGGCTACCTGCTGCGGGCGGGGCAGCTCCTGCTCCTTCTGGATTGTGGGGTGACGACGCCGGCGGCGCTGCAGAAAGCCGGCGTGGATCCGGCGGATCTGGACCTGATCCTCCTGAGCCACATGCACGCCGACCACCTCGGGGGCGTGCCAATCCTCTATCACGCCTTCCAGCAGGTCCGCCCGCCGCGCAAGACGCTGCGCATCGCGGGACCGCCCGGGATTCGCGACCGGATCGAATCGATCTACGGAGTCCTCTATCCTCCCCGCCGTGAAAAGCCGCGGCGATTCAGGGTCCGCTACCTGCCGCTGGCGGCGGATCGCCCCTTCCTTCCAGCCGGGGCCTCCGGGCCGCGGATCGTCCCGTTTCCGGTGCATCACCAGGAGAAGCGGCGCAACTTCGGCTACCGGCTCCAGTGGCGCGGCCGCGAGCTGGCCTATAGCGGCGACACCGGATGGTTTCCCGAGCTGCCCGAGCGGATCCGCGGCGCCGATCTCTTCCTGTGCGAATGCACGCATGATCGCCGCGACACCGGCAAGCACCTGTCGCTCCAGGAGCTGCGCGAGCTGCGAGGGAGCCTCGAGGTGGGCTCCGTGCTGCTGACTCACCTGGGGCCCGAGCTGGCGGGGCGCCGGAGCGTGGCGGGCTTCCGGCTGGCGCGCGACGGCATGAAGGTGCGTGTTTGA